A part of Chloroflexota bacterium genomic DNA contains:
- the gatB gene encoding Asp-tRNA(Asn)/Glu-tRNA(Gln) amidotransferase subunit GatB encodes MKSGYIADIGLEVHAELQTQSKMFCGCPVLDSTRAEPNTAVCPVCAGMPGSLPVVNDQAVAFGLRVALALDCEINKVSQFARKNYFYPDLPKGYQISQYEFPLAEHGLLPVRTDSGWLDIRIRRVHLEEDTGKLTHIHTEDEAYSLVDLNRAGIPLLEIVTEPDMHSIEQVLAYTRTLRMVLQYLGVNSGDLEKGVIRFEANVSVRPEGSDILGTRVEIKNLNSFRTMTAAITYELDRQTALLEKGGKVDQETLGWDELNEVTVSQRSKEEAHDYRYFPEPDLPPLVINSEQIESSRENLPERPDRKFSRFMADLGLDAYQAEILTTDRVTAAFFERVVNAMQQPDAGLAANWVSGELFGIMNTTGTGIDALPISPAALAGLLDLLQEDKVNNATGKTVLEKMVATGQEAGAIIEAEGLAQVSDREAIAEVVRQVLADHPDEVQAYREGKVALRQWFFGQVMRQMRGKANPGVVQELLMEYL; translated from the coding sequence ATGAAATCTGGATATATCGCAGACATCGGCCTGGAAGTCCACGCCGAACTGCAAACGCAATCAAAAATGTTCTGTGGCTGCCCGGTGTTGGATTCCACCCGGGCAGAACCTAATACCGCGGTCTGCCCCGTCTGTGCGGGCATGCCCGGCTCGCTCCCCGTGGTCAATGACCAGGCGGTCGCTTTTGGGCTGCGGGTCGCCCTTGCCCTGGATTGTGAGATCAACAAAGTCAGCCAGTTCGCGCGAAAAAATTATTTCTACCCCGACCTGCCCAAAGGCTATCAAATATCCCAATACGAGTTCCCCCTGGCTGAACATGGCCTCCTGCCGGTGCGCACGGATTCCGGCTGGCTGGATATCCGCATCCGCCGGGTCCATCTGGAAGAGGACACCGGCAAACTGACCCATATCCACACCGAAGATGAAGCCTATTCCCTGGTGGACCTCAACCGCGCCGGGATTCCCCTGCTCGAAATCGTCACTGAACCGGACATGCACTCCATTGAGCAAGTGCTGGCTTATACCCGCACCCTGCGGATGGTGCTGCAATATCTGGGGGTGAATTCTGGTGACCTGGAAAAAGGCGTGATCCGCTTTGAAGCAAATGTCTCCGTTCGACCTGAAGGCAGCGATATTCTGGGCACCCGGGTTGAAATCAAGAACCTCAACAGCTTCCGCACAATGACCGCTGCTATTACTTATGAGCTGGACCGCCAGACCGCCCTGCTGGAAAAGGGCGGCAAAGTGGACCAGGAAACCCTGGGCTGGGACGAGTTGAACGAAGTCACTGTTTCTCAGCGCAGCAAGGAAGAAGCCCACGATTACCGCTACTTTCCCGAGCCGGACCTCCCTCCGCTGGTCATCAACTCTGAACAGATTGAATCTTCACGTGAAAACCTGCCGGAGCGCCCGGACCGCAAGTTCAGCCGGTTCATGGCGGATTTAGGATTGGACGCCTATCAGGCTGAGATCCTGACAACCGACCGGGTAACTGCGGCATTTTTTGAGCGCGTGGTCAATGCCATGCAGCAGCCGGATGCCGGGCTGGCGGCCAATTGGGTTTCCGGCGAACTTTTTGGGATCATGAACACCACCGGCACAGGCATTGATGCGCTGCCGATATCGCCTGCTGCATTGGCTGGGTTATTGGACTTATTGCAGGAAGACAAAGTCAATAACGCCACAGGCAAAACCGTGCTGGAGAAGATGGTTGCAACCGGGCAGGAAGCCGGAGCAATCATTGAAGCAGAGGGCTTGGCGCAGGTTTCCGATCGGGAAGCCATCGCCGAAGTGGTGCGCCAGGTCCTTGCTGACCACCCGGATGAGGTTCAGGCTTACAGGGAAGGTAAAGTTGCGTTACGGCAGTGGTTCTTTGGTCAGGTGATGCGCCAGATGCGCGGCAAAGCCAATCCTGGCGTGGTGCAGGAACTGCTCATGGAATATCTCTAA
- the gatC gene encoding Asp-tRNA(Asn)/Glu-tRNA(Gln) amidotransferase subunit GatC yields MKLTIEEVEHIAALARLELTENEKQRYAEQLSDILDYAARLDELATDQIPPTASVLDMQLRLREDHNRPGLSQDDVLGNAAKTQDDQFKVPPIFGGQE; encoded by the coding sequence ATGAAGCTGACCATTGAGGAAGTTGAACACATTGCCGCCCTGGCCCGTCTGGAACTGACCGAGAACGAAAAGCAGCGTTACGCTGAGCAGCTATCCGATATCCTCGATTATGCTGCCCGGCTGGATGAACTCGCCACCGACCAGATCCCGCCCACGGCCAGCGTCCTGGATATGCAGCTTCGGCTGCGAGAGGACCACAACCGGCCCGGCTTATCCCAGGACGATGTCCTGGGGAACGCCGCCAAGACTCAGGATGACCAGTTCAAGGTCCCACCGATTTTCGGAGGTCAGGAATGA
- the gatA gene encoding Asp-tRNA(Asn)/Glu-tRNA(Gln) amidotransferase subunit GatA, protein MTELTSLTVQACIDGLRAGDFSSVELTRALLQRIDSLESEVHAFLTLTPDKALAAAKAADDLRTSQPEDLPPLTGLPLAVKDVLCLEGVRTTCGSKILKNFIPPFTATAVQRLLDAGVIPLGKTNTDEFAMGSSTENSAYESTHNPWDTTRVPGGSSGGSAAAVAARITPAAFGTDTGGSVRQPCSFCGTTGIKPTYGRTSRYGLIAYGSSLDTVGMIARNVADVATLFQYMAGFDPLDATSVQLPVPEYTLPETDSLKGLRIGVPEEYFIEGIQPEVEMRVRAAITQMEVQGATAVPIHLPHTEYALPVYYLIAPAEASANLARYDGIRFGPRLGEGEDLWHMFTETRGRLFGPEVKRRIMLGTYALSAGYYDAYYGKAQKVRTLIKRDFDLAFEDVDVIAAPIAPTTAFKFGQHTDDPLAMYLEDVFTLPANLAGVPGLAFPVGTDSDGMPVGMQLMGPHFREDLLFQVGHAYQLATQWHESWPDVKILN, encoded by the coding sequence ATGACAGAACTGACCAGCCTGACCGTCCAGGCCTGCATTGATGGGCTGCGCGCCGGAGACTTTTCCAGCGTGGAATTGACCCGCGCCCTGCTGCAGCGGATTGATTCGCTCGAATCCGAAGTCCATGCCTTCCTGACCCTCACACCGGATAAAGCGCTGGCAGCCGCCAAAGCGGCAGATGACCTGCGAACCTCCCAACCTGAGGATCTGCCACCCCTGACGGGGCTACCTTTGGCCGTCAAGGATGTGCTCTGTCTGGAAGGGGTACGGACGACCTGCGGCTCAAAAATCCTAAAGAACTTCATCCCGCCCTTCACCGCGACCGCGGTCCAGCGCCTGCTGGATGCCGGCGTGATCCCCCTCGGTAAGACCAACACCGATGAATTTGCCATGGGATCCTCCACTGAAAACTCCGCCTACGAATCGACCCACAACCCCTGGGATACTACCAGGGTGCCCGGTGGCTCCAGTGGCGGTTCAGCCGCTGCAGTGGCCGCTCGGATAACCCCTGCCGCATTTGGCACCGATACCGGCGGCAGCGTCCGGCAGCCCTGCTCGTTCTGCGGCACCACCGGCATCAAGCCCACCTATGGACGCACCTCGCGCTATGGCTTGATCGCCTACGGCTCCTCGCTGGACACCGTCGGGATGATCGCCCGCAATGTGGCCGATGTCGCCACCCTGTTCCAATATATGGCCGGCTTCGACCCTCTGGATGCCACCAGCGTTCAACTACCTGTGCCGGAATATACTCTGCCAGAAACCGACTCCCTCAAGGGACTGCGAATCGGCGTCCCCGAAGAATACTTCATCGAAGGCATTCAGCCTGAAGTGGAGATGCGTGTCCGGGCGGCCATTACTCAAATGGAAGTTCAGGGTGCCACAGCCGTCCCGATTCATTTACCCCATACCGAATATGCCCTGCCGGTCTACTACCTGATCGCCCCGGCGGAAGCTTCAGCCAACCTGGCTCGTTATGATGGGATCCGATTTGGCCCGCGCCTGGGCGAAGGGGAAGACCTCTGGCATATGTTCACCGAGACCCGCGGCCGTCTGTTTGGCCCGGAGGTTAAACGCCGGATCATGCTGGGCACCTATGCCCTCTCAGCCGGTTATTATGATGCATATTATGGTAAAGCCCAAAAGGTCCGCACCCTGATCAAACGCGATTTCGATCTAGCATTTGAAGATGTGGACGTGATCGCCGCGCCCATCGCCCCCACCACCGCTTTTAAGTTCGGCCAGCATACGGATGACCCGCTGGCGATGTACCTGGAAGACGTCTTCACTCTACCCGCGAACCTGGCCGGAGTGCCGGGGCTGGCTTTCCCTGTGGGAACGGACTCCGACGGGATGCCGGTGGGCATGCAGTTGATGGGGCCCCACTTCCGGGAAGACCTGCTTTTCCAGGTGGGTCATGCCTACCAATTGGCAACCCAGTGGCACGAGAGCTGGCCGGATGTTAAGATCCTGAACTAA
- a CDS encoding ABC transporter ATP-binding protein, with protein sequence MLSPMTSSPEAVLSVKNLGVTFSDASGVVHALHDLSFSLAPNEFVSLIGPSGSGKSTLLRVLAGLIPPTHGDFEVYQRKPKVGLVFQQANLMPWRRVIENVGLPLELQGIPNDQIESRAQELIELVGLEGFEQAYPRDLSGGMAQRVAIARSLMQDPDLLLLDEPFGSLDDLTRERMGDELLHIWQARRKTVLMVTHSISEAIYLSDRVLLLSPRPGMIKLNLTIDLPRPRTPNMRVAPEFSALAQTLRESLRDEEPI encoded by the coding sequence ATGCTTTCACCAATGACCTCCTCCCCTGAGGCAGTGCTCAGCGTCAAGAACCTGGGCGTCACCTTTAGCGATGCCAGCGGGGTCGTGCATGCGCTGCACGACCTCAGCTTCTCACTGGCGCCAAACGAATTCGTCTCGCTGATCGGGCCTTCCGGCAGCGGGAAGAGCACCCTGTTGCGCGTGCTGGCCGGGTTGATTCCGCCTACCCACGGTGATTTTGAGGTTTATCAACGCAAGCCAAAGGTCGGCCTGGTTTTCCAACAGGCGAATCTGATGCCCTGGCGCAGGGTCATCGAGAATGTGGGCCTACCTCTGGAACTGCAAGGCATCCCCAATGACCAAATTGAAAGCCGCGCCCAAGAATTGATCGAATTGGTCGGACTGGAAGGCTTTGAGCAGGCTTATCCCCGTGATCTTTCCGGCGGGATGGCCCAGAGGGTGGCCATTGCCCGTTCGCTGATGCAGGACCCGGATTTACTCCTGCTGGATGAGCCGTTTGGCTCCCTGGATGACCTGACACGGGAGCGAATGGGCGATGAACTGCTGCATATCTGGCAGGCCCGGCGCAAGACCGTGCTGATGGTCACGCATTCCATCTCAGAGGCCATTTATCTGTCTGACCGGGTGTTATTGCTCTCTCCCCGCCCCGGGATGATCAAGCTCAACCTGACGATCGACCTCCCCCGCCCGCGCACCCCTAATATGCGGGTGGCCCCAGAATTCAGCGCGCTGGCCCAGACCTTACGGGAAAGCCTGCGTGATGAGGAACCCATTTAA
- a CDS encoding nucleotidyltransferase, translating into MTKPLKIVIPMAGFGSRLRPLTWSKPKPLVSLAGATVLDQIMNMFRSVPNFEQSEFVFILGSSMGEQIREHVAHYYPDYHVDFAVQPEMKGQSDAFWQAREFLHGPMLMAFSDTLIDNDFSFIGKETQGVAFVKPVPDPRRFGVAEVDQNHQVVRLIEKPQELKNNLAVVGCYYFQEAEDLISAIAEQIKRNISLKNEFFLVDAINIMLERGMTMRTEMVNTWLDAGTTEALLETNRYLLEHGQDNSASVSNLEDTVIIPPVNIHPTARINTAVIGPYVSLGEGVVVNDSTIRDSIIGSGTHVTASLLEGSLIGHHANITGQSGRFNIGDNSWAVK; encoded by the coding sequence ATGACCAAACCCCTGAAAATCGTGATCCCGATGGCCGGCTTCGGCAGCCGCCTGCGGCCGCTCACCTGGAGCAAACCCAAACCGCTGGTTTCTTTAGCGGGTGCGACGGTGCTGGATCAGATTATGAATATGTTCCGCTCCGTACCCAATTTTGAGCAATCGGAATTTGTCTTCATCCTTGGTTCCTCCATGGGTGAACAAATTCGAGAGCACGTCGCCCATTATTATCCGGATTATCATGTGGATTTCGCTGTGCAGCCTGAGATGAAAGGTCAGTCCGATGCTTTTTGGCAGGCCCGCGAATTCCTGCATGGACCGATGCTGATGGCTTTCTCGGATACCCTGATTGATAACGATTTTTCCTTCATCGGTAAGGAAACCCAGGGCGTGGCTTTCGTTAAACCCGTGCCGGACCCCCGCCGTTTTGGCGTGGCCGAGGTCGATCAGAACCACCAGGTGGTCCGACTGATCGAAAAGCCCCAGGAACTGAAGAATAACCTGGCTGTCGTTGGATGCTACTATTTCCAAGAGGCCGAAGATCTGATCTCCGCGATTGCGGAACAGATCAAACGCAACATCTCATTGAAAAACGAATTCTTCCTGGTGGACGCGATCAACATCATGCTGGAACGCGGCATGACCATGCGCACGGAAATGGTCAATACCTGGCTGGACGCCGGGACGACGGAAGCCCTTCTGGAGACCAATCGCTATCTGCTGGAACATGGCCAGGATAATTCCGCCTCCGTTTCCAACCTGGAGGATACAGTCATCATCCCGCCGGTGAACATCCATCCCACAGCTCGGATCAATACGGCTGTCATCGGGCCATATGTCTCCCTCGGAGAAGGCGTGGTGGTGAACGACAGCACCATCCGGGATTCGATCATCGGCTCCGGCACGCATGTCACCGCTTCGCTGCTGGAAGGCTCACTTATCGGCCATCATGCAAATATCACCGGGCAATCCGGCCGGTTCAATATTGGCGACAATTCCTGGGCAGTTAAATAA
- the rsgA gene encoding ribosome small subunit-dependent GTPase A, which produces MQTQTTDTIAYGVVYKKNLSQYHVHTNDQVILCSLSAKLWKDFEYSGGKGGRKKRVTNTRDKHMDPVAIGDRVRYQPAGDDTGMILEVLPRQNKLTRQSAKPMPGAHAFEQVIAANLDQVVPVFAAANPEPRWHMLDRYLVAAEHHRLPVRIAITKMDLIQNTPAESDLLEAVERYRRIGYPVTLTSSQQMMGLEELRDILLEKTSVLVGKSGVGKTSLLNAIEPGLGLRVQTVNQTTGKGRHTTTHLEMFPLAAGGAIIDTPGVREFGLIGLTPEDVAECFPEMRPFLGQCHFGHSCNHEEEPGCAIRQAVMDGAISPYRYKSYLRLKVDL; this is translated from the coding sequence ATGCAAACTCAAACTACCGACACGATTGCATATGGTGTCGTTTATAAGAAAAACCTAAGTCAATATCACGTCCATACCAACGACCAGGTCATCCTCTGCTCGCTTTCGGCGAAGCTCTGGAAAGACTTTGAATACAGCGGCGGCAAGGGTGGACGGAAAAAGCGGGTCACGAACACCCGTGATAAACATATGGATCCCGTGGCCATTGGCGACCGGGTCCGTTACCAACCGGCCGGCGATGACACCGGGATGATCCTGGAGGTTCTACCGCGCCAAAACAAACTGACCCGCCAATCCGCCAAGCCCATGCCCGGTGCGCATGCCTTCGAGCAGGTGATCGCGGCCAACCTGGACCAGGTGGTTCCGGTTTTCGCCGCCGCCAACCCTGAGCCGCGCTGGCACATGCTGGACCGCTACCTGGTGGCTGCGGAACACCACCGGCTGCCGGTGCGGATTGCGATCACTAAAATGGACCTCATCCAGAACACTCCGGCTGAGTCGGACCTGCTGGAAGCCGTTGAACGCTACCGGCGGATCGGCTACCCCGTGACCCTGACCAGCTCACAACAAATGATGGGGCTGGAAGAACTGCGGGATATCCTTTTGGAAAAGACGTCCGTCCTGGTGGGCAAGTCCGGCGTGGGGAAGACCTCCCTGCTAAATGCCATCGAACCCGGCCTGGGTCTGCGAGTGCAAACCGTGAACCAGACCACCGGCAAGGGACGCCACACCACCACCCATTTGGAAATGTTCCCCCTGGCGGCGGGTGGCGCAATAATCGACACCCCCGGCGTGCGGGAATTTGGCCTGATTGGGCTAACACCGGAAGACGTGGCTGAATGTTTCCCTGAAATGCGGCCATTTTTGGGCCAGTGCCACTTTGGGCACAGTTGCAATCACGAGGAAGAACCGGGCTGTGCGATTCGCCAGGCTGTGATGGATGGCGCGATCAGTCCCTATCGCTATAAAAGCTATTTAAGGCTGAAAGTGGACCTGTGA
- a CDS encoding ABC transporter substrate-binding protein: MQTNQLKRKAIILIIIAISSAFILTACQRETATEEPEIITTPLTLGYIPNIQFAPIYVAVEKGYFLDAGFDVSIEYGNESDAVALIGAGEQLFAIASGEQVLLARAQGLPVTYVAAWYQKYPVGIVSLAGSDILVPENLAGKSIGVPGLYGASYIGLRALLSAADLGEEDINLLSIGFNQVEYLVTEQVDSAVIYLANEPMVLQSQGYDVDVIRAADYLRLVANGLVTNETMLNEHPDQVQAFIEALLKGIADTLADPNQAYEISKAYVENLADANRELQFQILNQSIMLWETENLGYSEPAGWVNMQAVLLDMGLLTETQDLDNAFTNDLLP; encoded by the coding sequence ATGCAAACAAACCAATTGAAGAGAAAAGCCATCATCCTCATCATCATCGCCATTTCGAGCGCCTTCATCCTGACGGCCTGCCAAAGGGAAACCGCCACCGAGGAGCCCGAGATCATCACAACACCGCTTACCCTGGGTTACATTCCCAACATCCAATTTGCACCCATCTATGTCGCAGTGGAAAAGGGTTATTTTCTGGATGCCGGATTCGACGTTTCCATTGAATATGGCAACGAATCGGATGCCGTCGCCCTGATTGGGGCCGGCGAGCAGCTCTTTGCCATTGCCAGCGGCGAGCAGGTCCTGCTGGCCCGTGCCCAGGGGCTGCCCGTGACCTACGTGGCCGCCTGGTACCAAAAATATCCGGTGGGGATCGTCTCACTGGCGGGTTCCGATATCCTCGTTCCGGAGAATCTGGCCGGAAAATCCATCGGCGTCCCAGGCCTCTATGGCGCCAGCTATATTGGCCTGCGCGCCCTGCTGAGTGCAGCGGACCTGGGTGAGGAAGATATCAACCTGCTTTCAATCGGCTTTAATCAGGTGGAATATCTGGTGACCGAGCAGGTTGATTCAGCCGTGATCTACCTGGCAAATGAGCCGATGGTGCTGCAATCTCAAGGTTATGACGTGGATGTGATCCGCGCTGCCGATTACCTGCGTCTGGTTGCCAATGGACTCGTCACCAATGAGACCATGCTCAATGAACATCCAGATCAGGTGCAGGCTTTCATTGAAGCGCTGCTTAAGGGCATCGCCGACACCCTGGCGGACCCCAATCAGGCTTATGAGATCAGTAAAGCCTATGTCGAAAACCTGGCCGATGCGAATAGAGAACTCCAGTTTCAGATCCTGAATCAATCCATCATGCTTTGGGAAACAGAAAACCTTGGCTATAGTGAACCAGCCGGCTGGGTCAATATGCAGGCTGTTTTATTAGATATGGGACTATTGACAGAGACCCAGGATTTGGATAATGCTTTCACCAATGACCTCCTCCCCTGA
- a CDS encoding nucleotidyltransferase: MEKAIKILIPMGGFGSRLRPLTWSRPKPLVSLAGKTVIDFVLEMFKTVPYVESSEFIFSVNAQVEPQIREHMARFYPDWKVQFPIDTVMRGQSDALWQAKEALTGPLLIVFSDTIIENDFSFLTDEEADGVIWVKPVPDPRRFGVTLVDEDGWISELIEKPDNMSNNLAVVGCYYFKDASTILSAVEEQIDKELYLKGEFYLADAINILLKRGLKMRIEKVDVWLDSGTPESLLETNCYLLDHGFDNSDKLTPTENTVIIPPVFIHPTAQVLQSVVGPYVSIGENATIKDCLVRESIIGPGSHLKSCRLEDSLIGHSVSLKGQTGRANLGDNSCANQ, from the coding sequence TTGGAGAAAGCGATCAAAATTCTGATCCCGATGGGGGGATTTGGCAGCCGATTGCGGCCGCTCACCTGGAGCCGCCCCAAACCCCTGGTCAGCCTGGCCGGAAAAACTGTAATTGATTTCGTCCTTGAAATGTTCAAGACGGTGCCCTATGTCGAATCCTCGGAATTTATCTTCTCCGTCAACGCTCAGGTGGAGCCTCAAATCCGGGAGCATATGGCCCGTTTCTATCCAGATTGGAAGGTCCAATTCCCCATTGACACCGTCATGCGGGGCCAATCGGACGCACTTTGGCAGGCCAAAGAGGCCCTCACCGGGCCGCTGTTGATCGTCTTCTCCGATACGATCATCGAAAACGACTTCTCGTTCCTGACGGATGAAGAAGCCGATGGCGTGATCTGGGTCAAACCCGTCCCGGACCCACGGCGCTTTGGCGTGACCCTGGTCGATGAAGATGGCTGGATCTCAGAGCTGATCGAAAAGCCGGACAACATGTCCAATAACCTGGCAGTAGTCGGCTGTTACTACTTCAAAGACGCCTCAACGATCCTCTCCGCCGTTGAGGAACAAATTGACAAAGAGCTCTACCTCAAAGGGGAATTCTATCTGGCAGACGCCATCAACATCCTGCTCAAACGTGGTCTCAAAATGCGCATAGAAAAGGTGGATGTCTGGCTGGATTCCGGCACACCCGAATCGCTGCTAGAAACCAACTGCTACCTACTGGACCACGGCTTTGACAATAGTGACAAATTGACCCCCACGGAAAATACAGTGATCATTCCGCCAGTTTTCATCCACCCCACTGCGCAGGTCCTGCAATCGGTGGTTGGACCCTATGTCTCAATCGGTGAAAATGCCACCATCAAAGATTGCCTGGTGCGTGAAAGTATCATTGGCCCCGGTTCGCATCTCAAATCCTGCCGACTGGAGGATTCGCTGATCGGGCACAGTGTGTCGCTCAAAGGCCAGACGGGGCGGGCTAATCTCGGCGATAACAGCTGCGCGAATCAATGA
- a CDS encoding ABC transporter permease, which translates to MTSTSETQPHQPKPKPWKRVLFLVFSLGGGLLIWAALTRVLDLPAFILPGPGLVWERFLITLTNGQLGRHTLITLLEVLSGLLAGSLFATLLGYLLAKSPTLEKLISPYLVASQSIPMVAIAPLLVIWFGPGIFSKILICALIVFFPVLINTVVGLREVSQDLRDLMRSLNASRSQTLWKLEVPAALPIFLGGLRVGATLSVIGAVVGELVGADRGLGFLINVGRGQYDTALVFVAVITLIVMAMALYGSVLWIEKRVLAWQSWRQD; encoded by the coding sequence ATGACGTCAACGTCTGAAACCCAACCCCATCAACCAAAACCGAAACCGTGGAAGAGAGTGCTTTTCCTGGTGTTCTCTCTGGGCGGCGGCCTCCTTATCTGGGCGGCCCTCACCCGTGTGCTGGACCTGCCGGCTTTCATCCTGCCCGGCCCAGGCCTGGTATGGGAACGGTTCCTCATCACCCTGACAAATGGTCAACTTGGCCGCCACACCCTTATCACCCTTCTTGAAGTCCTTTCCGGTCTTCTTGCGGGCAGCCTGTTTGCCACCCTTCTGGGATACCTGCTGGCAAAATCTCCCACCCTGGAAAAACTGATCTCCCCCTACCTGGTCGCCAGCCAGAGTATTCCCATGGTTGCCATTGCTCCCTTGTTGGTCATCTGGTTCGGCCCGGGGATCTTTTCGAAGATCCTGATCTGTGCGTTGATCGTTTTCTTTCCGGTCCTGATCAACACAGTGGTGGGTTTACGTGAAGTATCGCAGGATCTGCGTGACCTGATGCGCTCCCTGAACGCTTCTCGCAGTCAGACGCTTTGGAAACTGGAAGTCCCGGCTGCCCTGCCGATCTTTTTAGGTGGGCTGCGGGTAGGCGCCACCCTGTCCGTGATCGGCGCGGTGGTGGGAGAGCTGGTCGGTGCGGATCGGGGACTGGGATTCCTGATCAATGTCGGCCGCGGGCAATACGACACTGCCCTGGTCTTCGTTGCCGTGATCACACTGATCGTGATGGCAATGGCCCTCTACGGTAGTGTCCTTTGGATTGAAAAACGGGTTCTGGCCTGGCAATCATGGCGCCAGGATTAA
- a CDS encoding RNHCP domain-containing protein: protein MMRTYFDDFNADFTCKNCGRYVSARTAVSGVVNRNHCPYCLHSRHVDLFEAGDRLCACKGVMAPVGLTVKRSRDKYARGLQGELMLVHRCQTCGGLSINRIAADDDSIRILESLSQCPENLLEQSQIHEIQILTNADIALVESRLYGTQVLAA, encoded by the coding sequence ATGATGCGGACCTATTTTGATGATTTCAACGCGGATTTCACTTGCAAGAACTGCGGCCGTTATGTCAGTGCCAGGACGGCGGTATCAGGCGTGGTCAATCGTAACCATTGTCCCTATTGCCTGCATTCCCGGCATGTGGACCTCTTTGAGGCGGGCGACCGGCTCTGTGCCTGCAAGGGCGTGATGGCTCCCGTCGGGCTGACGGTCAAACGCAGCCGAGATAAATATGCCCGAGGGCTGCAGGGCGAACTGATGCTCGTGCATCGCTGCCAGACCTGTGGCGGCCTCTCAATTAACCGGATAGCGGCCGATGATGACTCCATTAGAATTTTGGAAAGCCTGAGCCAATGCCCTGAAAACCTGCTGGAGCAGAGCCAAATACATGAAATTCAGATTTTAACCAACGCTGACATTGCACTGGTTGAATCACGGCTCTATGGTACCCAGGTACTCGCTGCTTAA
- a CDS encoding aminotransferase class I/II-fold pyridoxal phosphate-dependent enzyme, with protein MPKSYLSKTVVNLKASGIRKFFDIAATMEDVISLGIGEPDFTTPQPVIEAGVQALRKGETHYTSNLGIMELRTAIAENLEERYGVHYDPVNEIIVTVGVSEALYLTFTALLDPGDEVIIPTPCFVSYQAEVALAGGKPVEIYTTMEDDFQPNPAVIEKAITPRTKAILLGYPNNPTGTVAKRENLEAIAKIAEEHDLVVISDEIYDRLVYGQEHICFPAFPGMQERTLLLGGFSKDYAMTGWRIGYAAGPASMINGLVRIHQYSVMSAPTVSQYGALEALKVGEPYVKEMLAEYDRRRKLVYEGLNSLGLPTFEPHGAFYVFPSIHNTGLDDVTFAERLLLEEKVAVVPGSAFGDSGIGFVRCSYATSYEKLEIALEKIGHFLKKL; from the coding sequence ATGCCAAAAAGTTATCTCTCAAAGACTGTGGTCAACCTGAAAGCATCCGGAATCCGGAAATTCTTCGACATTGCAGCTACCATGGAAGATGTTATCTCCCTCGGGATAGGTGAGCCTGACTTCACCACGCCCCAGCCGGTCATTGAAGCTGGGGTGCAGGCCCTCCGAAAGGGAGAGACCCATTACACTTCCAATCTTGGCATTATGGAACTGCGGACGGCTATTGCGGAGAACCTGGAAGAACGCTATGGCGTGCATTATGACCCCGTCAATGAGATTATCGTAACCGTGGGCGTCTCTGAAGCCCTCTATCTCACCTTCACGGCTTTGCTTGACCCCGGGGATGAAGTCATCATCCCCACACCGTGTTTTGTCTCCTACCAGGCAGAGGTCGCCCTGGCAGGCGGGAAACCGGTCGAGATCTACACAACCATGGAGGATGATTTCCAACCAAACCCAGCCGTGATCGAAAAAGCGATCACCCCCAGAACCAAAGCCATCCTGCTGGGCTACCCCAACAATCCCACCGGCACGGTTGCCAAACGCGAGAACTTGGAAGCCATCGCCAAAATTGCGGAAGAACACGATCTGGTCGTGATCTCCGATGAAATCTATGACCGGCTTGTCTATGGTCAGGAACATATCTGCTTCCCCGCCTTCCCCGGCATGCAGGAACGCACATTGCTGTTGGGCGGGTTCTCAAAAGACTATGCCATGACCGGTTGGCGGATCGGTTACGCTGCCGGCCCAGCCAGCATGATCAATGGCCTGGTTCGCATCCACCAATATTCCGTCATGTCCGCCCCAACGGTCTCCCAATATGGCGCACTGGAAGCCCTCAAAGTGGGCGAGCCCTATGTCAAGGAGATGCTGGCGGAGTATGACCGCCGTCGCAAACTGGTCTATGAAGGTCTGAACAGCCTTGGCCTGCCGACCTTTGAGCCGCATGGCGCTTTTTACGTCTTCCCCAGCATCCACAATACCGGACTGGACGACGTGACCTTCGCCGAGAGGCTCCTCCTGGAAGAAAAAGTGGCTGTGGTGCCTGGTTCCGCCTTTGGCGATTCCGGAATTGGCTTTGTCCGCTGCTCCTATGCCACCAGTTATGAAAAACTTGAGATCGCCCTGGAAAAGATCGGCCACTTCCTCAAAAAACTCTGA